A region of the Blastocatellia bacterium genome:
ACCAGCCGTCATTGGAGATGTTGACGAGAACGGTCGCTCCCCGCCGAACCATCGTGCGGGCAATCGAAGGGAACGTTGATTCGAAGCAGATGAAGGTTCCCACCCGCGCCGGACCTGCCGGGGCAACCGTCAACGCGGTGCCGGGGACGAAATCCCCGGCCAGCGCCGGGATCCGATCCACCAGGGGAAGCACATGGCGAAAGGGAACGTATTCGCCGAAGACGAGCAGGTGAGTCTTGTGATAATCGGCCACGCGACGGCCTTCGGGAGAGATCACGGCGGCGCTGTTGTGAAATCCTCCACCCGGAGCGCGACCGAGGTGATTGACCAGTAAGTAGACGTTGCGCTCGCGGGCGAAATTCTCAAGGAGTTGCTCCACTGCCGGGTCTTCATCGAGCGACATGTTCATGGGGGATTCGGGCCAGATGAGAAGTCGAGGAGTATCGTCGGACGGCGCATCCGCCAGTGCCTCTTCCGAGAGAAGAAAATGCTGGCGCAAGCTCGCGATGAGATCGGGGGACCCCACGCTTGATCGGACATCGCCCGGAGAGATGACCGGTTGGATGGCGACAACGGAAAGGCTCGACGAGGACGGGAAACGGTGAGGGAAAAATGCGGGAAATGCAGCGATGAGAGCGCATCCGACAATGGTGCTACCCAGAATGCCTGCCGTCTTCTTCCCTCCGAGTCGCCGCGCTTCAACGATGCCGAAGGCGCACGCGGCGCTCACCGTCATGAGGAGAAAGCTCACGCCGTACACTCCCGCCAGCCGTGCACACTGGATCAGTTCCGGACGAAAGGCCTGACTGTAACCGAGCGCATTCCATCCCTGGCCGGTCAGAGTGTACCGCAGCCATTCCACAACGACCCATAGGGGAGCGGCCGCCCACATTCCCCATGATCCCCATCGGTTCAGCACCACGCGCAGGGCAAGAGCGAAGGCGCCGAAGAACAGCCCCAGGACAATTCCCGGAAGTAAGAGCAGCGCATAGGTCACCAGTGGTGAAAGTCCTCCATGGTGGATGAAGGAAAACCCAAGCCAGGAGAAACTCCCGTAGAAAAAGAGCACGCCCACGAGCAGACCGGTGATGAGCGGACGCTTCCATCGGCGAGAGCGCTCATTCCAGATGCCGATGAGCAGCGGAACGAGCGCCACCCAGCCGAGCGGCCATGCCCCATGTCGAGCGACAACTGAAGGAAAAGAAAGTGTGAGGAGCACCGCCGTGGCGACGATGAGAAGCCCCTGACGAATCGGCATGATGATGCCGGGTCTCATCCGGGCCGATGCCCCGGGATGAGTCCCTCCGATCCCTGAGACCGGAGGGATGGGTCCGGTCGGTGCTGGCTCCGGAGATGACGCGTCACCCGCGGTCGTCGAGCCTGCCGACTCAGCGAGCCGGAACGATTTGAACATCGGAGACGCCGTTTTGCCGCAGTTCGTTCATCACGCGCCGGGCGCGTTCGATGTCCGCGTAGGGCCCAAGCAGCACGTGAACAACGGACTCTCCCGACGGGAGTCGGGTCTCGCGGGCAAAAGCGTTGGTGAACCCGCGGACCTGGAGGCTGGCCACAAACGTGTCGGCCTCGGCCATGCTGGTGAAGGTCGCTGCGCGAACGAAGGATTCCGTCGGCTCGGATGTCGGCGTCGTGGCTCCGTTGGCCGCGGGAGATTCCGGGGTCGTGGTGGGGCCCCCGACGGAGCCGGATGAGGCGAGACTCTCCGACGGCGAGCCGGTGGATTCGGACATCCGGCTCGATGACGACACTTCGCCGAAGGAATAGCGGCCCACCCACAACCCGCAAACGAACATCACGAGACACACGGCCACGCTGCCGATGAAGAGAACGATCGAGCGTTTGCTGTTCAGACGAATATCGTCGGACATAGGCTTCCTCGCCGGATGGGGATCGGTCACAGTCGCTTCTCCGCGTACATGAGCGATGAGATGAGTTCGATGGGGAGCGGGAAGATGATCGTCGTGTTTTTCTCCACGCCGATCTCGGTGAGCGTTTGCAGGTAACGGAGCTGGATGGTGAGAGGAACTTCAGCCAGTTTGCGAGCAGCGTCGGTGAGTTGTTGAGCGGCCAGCAGTTCGCCCTCCGCATGAATGATCTTCGCTCGCTTTTCTCGTTCGGCTTCGGCCTGCTTGGAGATGGCCCGGATCATCTCCTGGGGCAGGTCAACCGCCTTGATCTCGACCATGCTCACCTTGATGCCCCAGGGATCGGTATGCCGGTCGAGAATATGCTGCAACCGGGCGTTGAGTTCTTCGCGTTTGCTCAGAAGGTCATCCAGTTCGACCTCGCCGCAGACCGATCGGAGCGTCGTCTGGGCCAGTTGGGAAGTGGCGTAGAGGTAATTTTCGACCTCGACGATAGCTTTGTTGGCGTCAATGACGCGGAAGTAGACGACGGCATTGACTTTGACCGAGACGTTGTCGCGGGTGATGACATCCTGCGGTGGCACGTCCATCGCCACGGTCCGCAGGCTCACGCGCACGAGCCGTTGAAAAGGAGAGATGACCAGGCGAATACCCGGCGGCTTGGGCTCCGGTCGCAATCGGCCGAAAGTGAAGACGACGCCGCGTTCGTACTCGTTGATGATTTTGACCCAACTGAGGAGCCACAAAATGAGGATGGCAACGGCGATGGTTGTTCCGGTCACAAATTCGGGCATACGTTTTTCCCCTCCTTGAGAGCAGCTCCCCCCTCAGATTCAGTCCCTCTCCTTGCGTCCGATCGGAGGGAAGCGACGATCAGGGGTGGAGACCGCAAAACGGCGCATCTCGTTTGAATTCGCGATGACGAATTCCTCCATTGAGCGATCCTGTGATCGGCGCCGGCGCGTCCGTGACGGGGCGCGAGGAACCGATCAGTTTTCCAGGACCGATGTGCGACGTGGCGGTTCGAGCGGTTCGGCGGCTTCGACGCGCAGGCGCAGTCCTTCGATTCCGACCACGCGCACGCGCTCGCCCCGAGCGATCCGTGATGGGGCGATGGCGCTCCACAGCTCCCCGCGCACGAAGACGCGACCTTCGGGCTCCAGATCACTCTCGGCGATGCCGATGAGTCCGACCATGCCGAGATCGCCGGTGACGACCTTTTGCTCCCGCGCTCGCATCGCCAGGCGCAGGATGATGATCATCGCCACGGCCAGCGGAATGGCCACGCCCAGGGCAATCGAGGGATGAATCCGCACGGCTTCTTCAGGAGCATCAATGAGGATCAACGCGCCGATGACCATCGCCACGACTCCCCCGGTTCCCAGGATGCCGAAACTTTGAATCTTCGCCTCGGCGATGAACAACGCCAGAGCCAGCGCCATCAGCACGACGCCGGTCAGATTCACCGGCAGCAGATGAAAGCCATACAGCGCCAGCACGAGCGAAATCGCGCCGACGACCGCCGGAATAATCGCTCCCGGATGGTTGAACTCGAAGTACAAACAGAGCAATCCGAGTGCACCCAGAACGAACGCGATATTCGGATTGGCCAGGAAACTCAGCAATCGCTCCCGGAGCGTCGGGTCAATACGAACGAGGCGCTCGTCTTTTGTTCGGAGGGTCACCTCCTCGCCGGTGAGTCGGCGCACGCGGCGGCCATCGAGCTGGCGCACGAGGTCATCCACATCACGCGCGATCAGATCAATGAGCTTCTCCCGAAGAGCTTCGGTCTCGGTGTACGAT
Encoded here:
- the lnt gene encoding apolipoprotein N-acyltransferase — encoded protein: MRPGIIMPIRQGLLIVATAVLLTLSFPSVVARHGAWPLGWVALVPLLIGIWNERSRRWKRPLITGLLVGVLFFYGSFSWLGFSFIHHGGLSPLVTYALLLLPGIVLGLFFGAFALALRVVLNRWGSWGMWAAAPLWVVVEWLRYTLTGQGWNALGYSQAFRPELIQCARLAGVYGVSFLLMTVSAACAFGIVEARRLGGKKTAGILGSTIVGCALIAAFPAFFPHRFPSSSSLSVVAIQPVISPGDVRSSVGSPDLIASLRQHFLLSEEALADAPSDDTPRLLIWPESPMNMSLDEDPAVEQLLENFARERNVYLLVNHLGRAPGGGFHNSAAVISPEGRRVADYHKTHLLVFGEYVPFRHVLPLVDRIPALAGDFVPGTALTVAPAGPARVGTFICFESTFPSIARTMVRRGATVLVNISNDGWFGATVGPYQHLAHAVFRAVETERPLVRVTNSGITALITPQGEIKDATELFQPATRRWQITVPTATASMEHSFYTRYGDVFVLACGLASLGIVGRALSFRHHQLFS
- a CDS encoding SPOR domain-containing protein: MSDDIRLNSKRSIVLFIGSVAVCLVMFVCGLWVGRYSFGEVSSSSRMSESTGSPSESLASSGSVGGPTTTPESPAANGATTPTSEPTESFVRAATFTSMAEADTFVASLQVRGFTNAFARETRLPSGESVVHVLLGPYADIERARRVMNELRQNGVSDVQIVPAR
- a CDS encoding nodulation protein NfeD, which gives rise to MSMRYTRLVLASSILTLGLTTTVRADIHLLTFDDIVHPASAQLVERAIAVAEQQQSRALIITLRTPGGLVSSMREIVERILASRVPIVVFVSPSGANAASAGFFILVSADVAAMAPGTNTGAAHPVAIGMEQDKTLFQKAENDAAAYIRSLAEKRGRNIELAEAAVRTSRSYTETEALREKLIDLIARDVDDLVRQLDGRRVRRLTGEEVTLRTKDERLVRIDPTLRERLLSFLANPNIAFVLGALGLLCLYFEFNHPGAIIPAVVGAISLVLALYGFHLLPVNLTGVVLMALALALFIAEAKIQSFGILGTGGVVAMVIGALILIDAPEEAVRIHPSIALGVAIPLAVAMIIILRLAMRAREQKVVTGDLGMVGLIGIAESDLEPEGRVFVRGELWSAIAPSRIARGERVRVVGIEGLRLRVEAAEPLEPPRRTSVLEN
- a CDS encoding slipin family protein → MPEFVTGTTIAVAILILWLLSWVKIINEYERGVVFTFGRLRPEPKPPGIRLVISPFQRLVRVSLRTVAMDVPPQDVITRDNVSVKVNAVVYFRVIDANKAIVEVENYLYATSQLAQTTLRSVCGEVELDDLLSKREELNARLQHILDRHTDPWGIKVSMVEIKAVDLPQEMIRAISKQAEAEREKRAKIIHAEGELLAAQQLTDAARKLAEVPLTIQLRYLQTLTEIGVEKNTTIIFPLPIELISSLMYAEKRL